The Gammaproteobacteria bacterium sequence CGGCGCGCTCTCCCCTTGGGCGGCGCTATCAAGGAAGATTATGTTTTTCAGAATCTTTCGGGTGGAGACACCAGGCTCTCGGAACTGTTCTCGGACAAAAGCTCGGACCTTCTCATCTACGGTTTCATGTACGAACCCGGCGGCGAAGCATGTCCCATCTGCACGTCGTTCATGGACAGCGTGAACGGCGGCGTTCTCCATATGGAACAATATTTTAATTTCGCCGTGACCGTGAAAGCGGCGGCCGAAGAACTGAAATCCCACGCCGATGCACGGAATTGGTCGAACCTGACACTCCTATCCTCGGGCAAAACCACTTTCAACTTCGACTACAAGGCCGAGGACGAGGACGGACGACAGGGGATGATGCTGAATGCCTTCCGAAAAACCGATGATGGCATCTTCCATACTTGGGCATTCGAATTGTTCAGTGCCCTCAAAGACCGCAACCGTGACCCCCGCCATCCCGACCGGATCGCGCCCTTGTGGAGCATTTTCGACGTGACCCTGGACGGCCGGCCCGCCGATTGGAACCCGGCCTACAGCTATGATTAGGCTAAAATCCCCGGATC is a genomic window containing:
- a CDS encoding DUF899 family protein, coding for MKETDMGEYHDLTFPNEDSHYRAARDALLTEELELRRQAEKVSALRRALPLGGAIKEDYVFQNLSGGDTRLSELFSDKSSDLLIYGFMYEPGGEACPICTSFMDSVNGGVLHMEQYFNFAVTVKAAAEELKSHADARNWSNLTLLSSGKTTFNFDYKAEDEDGRQGMMLNAFRKTDDGIFHTWAFELFSALKDRNRDPRHPDRIAPLWSIFDVTLDGRPADWNPAYSYD